The proteins below are encoded in one region of Toxoplasma gondii ME49 chromosome IV, whole genome shotgun sequence:
- the ROP15 gene encoding rhoptry protein ROP15 (encoded by transcript TGME49_211290~Signal peptide predicted by SignalP 2.0 HMM (probability 0.989) with cleavage site probability 0.976 at residue 21) produces the protein MLKTTPAFFLFLTWMFPRCDGFVLTHKNGTTDAYDSAVLSFLLTTEGVREGAAKSSGTEIPSTLACPSSSPLKTAKDKHDASLLGLVSSVPDSSILKPEFVGAGAALVAVTRSVKWTQLKQSLKALVDTGVKCKVNCKHNNKKLSKNTDFKDQQEFPQTSARILPTSDREPLIAGPQKVTEEDLQVLLFEIAHDCKMSAPQAAITKPLTILLAGIPGAHISKRPFEAAIPHFILQKEDTVDLLLTVDRSWCGKGLSHLVRYHVGYMSFNLEVNGRRLADDDTFEDDRLYRQVVLTTKFTAKSLGGTLKQVRSLTDIHKKTGKHGENRPHSSPF, from the exons ATGCTGAAAACGACACCTgcattcttcctcttcctaACGTGGATGTTCCCTAGATGCGACGGCTTTGTGTTAACGCATAAGAACGGGACCACCGACGCATACGATTCTGCTGTTCTATCGTTCTTATTAACTACGGAAGGAGTTCGCGAAGGGGCGGCGAAGAGCTCTGGCACGGAGATACCTTCGACGTTAGCTTGCCCATCGTCGTCG CCACTTAAGACGGCAAAAGACAAACATGATGCCTCTCTACTTGGGCTCGTATCCTCCGTACCGGACAGCAGCATATTGAAACCGGAATTCGTCGGAGCCGGAGCGGCTTTGGTAGCTGTCACCAGGAGTGTAAAGTGGACTCAGCTAAAACAAAGTCTGAAAGCCCTGGTAGACACGGGTGTCAAATGTAAGGTGAACTGCAAACACAACAATAAGAAACTCTCCAAAAATACCGATTTCAAAGACCAACAGGAGTTTCCACAAACGAGTGCAAGGATCTTGCCCACAAGCGACAGGGAGCCGCTCATTGCCGGACCGCAGAAAGTCACTGAAGAAGATTTGCAAGTTCTT CTGTTCGAGATAGCCCACGACTGCAAAATGTCAGCTCCTCAGGCGGCAATCACGAAGCCTCTGACG ATTCTCCTCGCGGGTATTCCAGGGGCCCACATTAGCAAGAGGCCTTTCGAGGCTGCTATTCCTCACTTCATCctacagaaagaagacactgTCGACCTTTTGCTGACTGTCGATAGAAGCTGGTGCGGGAAGGGTCTAAGTCACCTCGTAAGGTACCATGTAGGATATATGTCGTTCAACCTTGAGGTAAACGGCCGACGACTTGCTGATGACGATACCTTCGAGGACGACAGGCTATACCGTCAAGTTGTTTTGACAACAAAATTTACG GCCAAGTCCCTCGGG GGTACCTTAAAACAAGTTAGGAGCCTGACAGATATCCATAAGAAAACCGGTAAACATGGAGAAAACCGACCTCATAGCTCACCTTTCTAG
- a CDS encoding hypothetical protein (encoded by transcript TGME49_211280): MANLSKPRRTVVMNHDTLCLLSPPKRTSLSRHLQKTRGDCRCCCSCQFLHCCERHFATKLRSYLAGRTTMEAGVLTPKSHRWRTCRQSEASTAGNAAQDSSVPSEMFQTTLSRLNARKLPTTPLPLMDKVVARFMNISPEQWERVNSAIEFLNDHFKDDSLSWLTVRWLVASHPEQFLPAPYNSYEELLENESETKLAIENATKEAGRWRESCHRLQAETKAWQNKLNKVEAEIARRTLAAKSGSAHNTAMARDTTVRRPEALQPGTMAVSKGCEIGPFHIHCRRAAKSQRSKGTAIQKQESAFGQFSTEAESEQRLFHKDIDTKQKRRLPTKATQHPSTHDEQEPSSKMLNHPVHNCTEQYTGDTNSFSVANMRSNGSSSNMCTTTTTKTTTTTSYATVSTNEGKDRHSISSDSVGLNKQEGTVVQNSDDPAVMVEKPSAAQVLNRVQDILRCMRGVRSEDDRKTLPSVAPCGSKETDSARTSTSGPNVEVLYVQYNQQKGRRDRHRDISGLAANSPNASRSPMLCQQDRSVRKPSTKPSRTKGFSVTAVDRLLELKQTGSLTEYSNRFMNQFSKGTDIPESVAVRVFLENLLPDFRKLTVDKRPETLADAIRLAYQVEQAILEKQDRLPGCGHVLGVAIHLQDSPAVAGRCGQFAVVDTVENSHASPCDVEMDSCMRSSSTGNGADTNLRLRSQRARTPCQTSSGHYHNVSYHEAASFKELSEGVIPTGSSVCLNSHSSDEVMGDEDTLRQPATSDSRTTPVTRRSTIGGGEGEKVAEATFSGLADNCTPKARRNSKSSTSICSIQQLQHIVPGSYRGRTAVSVEQPTRSDERERAFSTSKQCHTSVVSSASVAPFASFKSSSSVTETQSDDSFVSTLGSSTESTQAVGNLRTGESSASVWRGNVSNSSDGCEDTRRSCRAESGEFSDSRHTGGKAGDGYKKSITTRRSRGTLNCTSPPEELHSPKVVR; the protein is encoded by the exons ATGGCAAATCTCAGCAAACCTCGTAGAACTGTGGTGATGAATCATGATACATTATGCCTTCTCAGTCCGCCAAAACGAACGAGCCTGTCGCGTCATCTCCAGAAGACAAGAGGTGactgccgctgctgctgcagctgtcaGTTTCTACATTGTTGCGAGCGGCAT TTTGCTACCAAGCTCCGATCCTACCTCGCTGGTCGCACCACCATGGAGGCCGGCGTGCTAACTCCAAAAAGTCATCGATGGAGAACATGCCGGCAGAGCGAGGCCAGCACTGCTGGTAACGCCGCACAAGACTCCAGTGTTCCGAGTGAGATGTTCCAGACAACGTTGTCAAGGCTCAACGCAAGAAAGCTTCCTACAACGCCCTTACCACTGATGGATAAAGTTGTTGCTAGGTTCATGAACATTTCTCCAGAACAATGGGAACGAGTCAATTCCGCAATTGAATTCCTCAATGACCATTTCAAGGATGATTCTTTGAGCTGGCTTACGGTTCGATGGCTAGTAGCATCCCATCCAGAGCAATTTCTCCCCGCACCGTACAATTCCTACGAGGAACTCCTGGAAAATGAGAGCGAGACCAAACTTGCCATCGAAAACGCTACGAAAGAGGCAGGCCGTTGGCGTGAATCCTGTCACCGGTTGCAGGCGGAAACGAAGGCTTGGCAAAATAAGCTTAACAAGGTAGAGGCAGAGATCGCACGCCGCACTTTAGCTGCCAAAAGTGGCAGCGCTCATAATACGGCAATGGCTCGAGACACGACAGTCCGTCGTCCTGAAGCCTTACAGCCAGGTACGATGGCTGTCTCAAAGGGCTGCGAGATAGGACCCTTCCACATTCATTGTAGAAGAGCTGCTAAGTCCCAAAGGTCAAAAGGCACAGCAATTCAGAAACAAGAATCCGCTTTTGGTCAGTTTTCCACCGAAGCTGAGAGTGAACAGCGTCTTTTCCACAAGGACATAGACACGAAACAAAAGAGGAGGCTCCCTACCAAGGCAACACAGCACCCTTCGACTCATGATGAACAAGAACCATCGAGCAAGATGTTGAACCATCCCGTGCACAACTGTACCGAGCAGTATACTGGCGACACTAATTCATTCAGCGTAGCCAACATGCGGTCGAATGGGAGTAGTAGCAACATGTGCACAACGACGACTACGAAGACAACAACTACCACCAGTTATGCAACAGTAAGCACcaacgaaggaaaagacagacacagtATTTCTTCAGACAGTGTGGGTCTGAACAAGCAGGAAGGGACGGTCGTACAAAACAGCGACGATCCCGCGGTTATGGTCGAAAAGCCATCCGCCGCACAAGTACTAAATCGCGTGCAAGACATTCTTAGATGTATGAGAGGGGTCAGGTCAGAAGACGATAGAAAAACACTACCGTCTGTTGCACCATGTGGcagcaaggagacagactcTGCACGTACTTCGACTTCTGGGCCTAATGTGGAAGTACTATATGTGCAGTACAACCagcagaaggggagaagagacagacacagggACATATCGGGACTCGCAGCTAATTCACCTAACGCTTCTCGCAGTCCTATGCTTTGCCAGCAGGACAGGTCAGTTCGCAAGCCGTCAACGAAACCTAGTCGCACAAAGGGATTTTCAGTGACAGCAGTGGATCGTCTGCTCGAGCTTAAACAAACCGGGAGTTTAACCGAATATTCCAACCGTTTCATGAACCAATTCAGTAAAGGAACAGATATCCCGGAATCTGTTGCAGTTCGTGTATTTTTGGAAAACCTTTTGCCCGATTTCAGAAAGCTCACAGTTGACAAACGTCCAGAGACTCTTGCCGATGCTATTCGACTCGCATACCAGGTTGAGCAGGCTATTCTAGAGAAACAGGACAGACTGCCGGGCTGTGGACACGTGCTCGGAGTTGCCATTCATCTGCAGGATTCTCCGGCTGTAGCAGGACGTTGTGGGCAGTTTGCAGTGGTCGACACAGTAGAGAACTCCCATGCGAGTCCCTGTGATGTAGAAATGGATTCCTGCATGCGGAGTAGTTCGACTGGCAACGGTGCAGATACAAACCTTCGACTTAGGTCTCAAAGGGCACGTACACCCTGCCAAACGTCAAGTGGGCACTACCATAACGTCTCCTACCATGAAGCAGCTTCATTCAAAGAACTATCTGAAGGTGTTATCCCCACCGGTTCTTCCGTATGCCTCAACAGCCATAGCAGCGACGAAGTGATGGGAGATGAGGACACGCTGCGACAACCAGCAACTTCAGACAGCAGAACAACGCCGGTGACGCGGCGCAGCACTATCGGTGGTggcgaaggggagaaagtAGCCGAAGCAACGTTTAGTGGACTTGCAGACAATTGTACTCCTAAAGCCAGGAGGAATTCGAAATCGTCAACATCCATATGTTCTATTCAACAGCTGCAACATATCGTCCCTGGGAGTTATCGAGGAAGAACTGCCGTAAGTGTGGAACAGCCAACACGTtcggacgagagagagagagctttCTCAACAAGCAAGCAATGTCACACGTCGGTGGTCTCGTCAGCCTCAGTGGCGCCGTTTGCCTCCTTCAAATCAAGCTCAAGCGTAACAGAAACTCAGTCAGACGATTCGTTCGTTTCGACTCTGGGGAGCTCAACTGAAAGCACCCAAGCCGTCGGAAATCTACGCACTGGCGAATCTTCCGCATCGGTGTGGCGTGGAAATGTCTCGAATTCGTCAGATGGCTGTGAAGACACacgaagaagctgcagagccGAAAGTGGAGAATTTTCTGATTCAAGGCACACAGGGGGAAAGGCAGGTGACGGATACAAGAAGTCCATCACCACAAGGAGGAGCAGAGGCACTCTCAACTGCACATCTCCCCCAGAAGAACTCCACAGTCCGAAAGTCGTTCGGTAG